The following proteins are encoded in a genomic region of Liolophura sinensis isolate JHLJ2023 chromosome 7, CUHK_Ljap_v2, whole genome shotgun sequence:
- the LOC135471756 gene encoding uncharacterized protein LOC135471756 — protein MLGQLLVLGLSWTPLAVCFLTTEPLDSKLVFDPAFYVNTHADLHGLRTTNEARKHWLSTGIKEGRQGCGSFHSVQYLKRYSDLSKAFGTDYRQAIEHYLTNGYSKEGRLGIVEGGDEGRWTISSHHHDLFLSASKRTGGAVDSLVWDHKEFLNSWDHGREMQMAMNTHPWGECFNPTEAGGRDDAIHDTTKSTVLHVRAHQNTMETANYPAFWLRPGTKQTRPGHGPCGHDKPALNKNTVYKHQFSKTVTIGCAGLDNCIKFVSNFTLGGHWPDGYTGINLESPACYMTSDFNVLLNYDLTTRKAHTFNSNRRPTVLATSDGRHAMGLYAPSGQDSDEFQYYDAKSFGTNFASGTNKLNVVFRKNPFPDGTTKHMVYTSYACVGSRNVVTSCLDAVHKAYPSV, from the exons ATGCTGGGACAACTTCTTGTTTTGGGGCTTTCTTGGACACCACTAGCAGTCT GTTTTCTCACAACCGAGCCCTTGGATTCAAAGTTAGTGTTTGACCCTGCGTTTTACGTGAATACTCACGCCGACCTGCACGGACTGCGAACAACAAACGAGGCCAGGAAGCATTGGCTGTCGACTGGAATCAAAGAAGGCCGACAGGGCTGTGGAAGTTTCCACTCGGTCCAGTACCTCAAGAG ATACTCGGATCTGTCGAAGGCGTTTGGAACAGACTACCGCCAGGCCATAGAGCACTACCTGACCAACGGTTACTCCAAGGAGGGCCGACTGGGGATCGTAGAAGGCGGGGACGAGGGACGCTGGACCATCTCAAGCCACCATCATGACTTGTTCCTCAGTGCCTCTAAGCGCACGGGTGGAGCTGTGGACAGCCTGGTTTGGGACCACAAGGAATTCCTCAACAG TTGGGATCACGGGCGTGAAATGCAGATGGCTATGAACACCCATCCATGGGGTGAATGCTTCAACCCCACAGAGGCCGGCGGCAGAGACGACGCCATTCACGACACCACAAAGTCCACAGTCCTTCATGTCAGAGCACATCAAAACACCATGGAAACAGCG AATTACCCAGCATTTTGGTTGAGACCTGGTACCAAACAAACACGGCCGGGCCATGGTCCATGTGGTCACGACAAACCAGCTCTCAACAAAAACACCGTGTATAAACACCAGTTTTCCAAGACCGTCACCATTGGGTGCGCAGGGCTGGACAACTGTATCAAATTCGTATCGAACTTTACTCTTGGGGGACACTGGCCAGATGGGTACACAGGAATTAATTTGGAATCCCCCGCCTGCTATATGACGAGTGACTTCAACGTTTTGCTTAACTACGATTTAACCACAAGGAAAGCACACACATTCAACAGCAACAGGAGGCCTACCGTTCTGGCAACGTCTGACGGTCGTCATGCCATGGGACTATACGCCCCAAGCGGTCAAGACAGCGACGAGTTCCAGTATTACGACGCCAAGTCATTCGGAACCAATTTCGCTTCCGGTACAAACAAACTGAACGTTGTCTTCCGGAAAAACCCGTTCCCAGACGGTACAACAAAACACATGGTCTACACCTCTTACGCATGCGTGGGATCCAGAAACGTGGTCACAAGCTGTTTAGATGCAGTCCACAAGGCCTATCCTTCTGTGTAA